atgagcccattcggcgatttgtaggcgcattggcaagGCCATCAAACCACGTtccttgcgcgacgccatgcttcgaaaaaggccgggatagtgcagccatcgccgctaaaaacaaacacgaattttcaaacagctctaaaaatagacaactatgtccatctagcgcaaaacatatcaagccaacgccggctttctagaggaggccttgatcaagcaaacagcaaacgctagataatgtgctgccatctggcaggcattgtgagaaatatgtctcgactcttgcagagggaagtgctttagatcgaaaacctgtaccattactacagATATATCGCGCGTGCGGGCGCgtatgtgtctgtgtgcgtgtaacAATGCGCattataagtatgcacttagtggttgaagtgcgcactaggggccggacttcgttatcgcgttcaactcttaaaggcgaagcttaagggtcccccaagtttttgttcactgcccaaaggagggcgctacaatgTCATTATCtcgcgttacgtcacatgacggcATGCTagagtttgtgacgtcattacgtgatgatgattttctctACCACTCGTTTCCGACGCAGCAGGACGCgagacgcgggacgctgacggtcgAATTTGGTGCTATTAGTTGGCCTCCAGCCGTCCACATTTCGCGTCCATACcgagcggtctttactttcttcagcttagGGGTGGAGGGCCCACTAACGACGGGGTATTCGGCTCCGGTGCCGACCAAAGCGGTGACATTGTACTCATCAATAAGAACGTCGAGATCGGTGGTTTGTCGTCTTGCGTTACGGTTTGATCCGGGCGTCGGATCCCGACTGCGTCGACTTGCCCCGATGCTGTTCCGTCGGttcaggggtgctatcgcggaacgattctattcctTTTTCTATGCTTTTCGCCGCCATTAGTCGTCTCCGATTGGTCGAAGCGAGGCCATAATATTTGTCAATCAAGCAACCATAAAAAAGcctgacgtcaaaatgacgttaaCACATTCATTATGCAGGGGGAAAAGGCATTGTTTTTAGCATCGCCAGAGAGCGGGTCGTTCGGAAAGGCATCGAAAATGGCGGCTCCGCTGATCGGGATGGCGGTTGCGCTCATGCGACGCCGGCGACAACAACACGAACCCGACGATGCGTTTCACATGACGGATGATGAATTTCAGCGGCATGTTCGACTCTTGACGGAAACTGTGCGATGGTTGTTTGGTGAACTGGCCGAAGAACTGGAAGGGCTGCGAGCGACGCGGCTCTCATTGGAACAAAAGgtgttgtgtgcgctgcgtttctTTGCGACCGGGAGCTTTCAAGGTTCCGTCGGGAGCGAGACGATGATTCACATTGCGCAGTCGACTGTGCGTGACTGCATCAAACGCGTCGCTCAAGCTATAGTGAAAGTGAGCGCGCGAAATGGGTGGGTGCGCTTCCCGACGACGACCGAAGAAAAGGAGGCCGTGAAAGAAGGCTTCCTTCGGCACGGCGCCATTCCCGGAGTGATCGGCTGCATTGACAGCACCCTCATCAGCATCAAGGCGCCCAAGGGACCCCGCAAGGCTTCTTTCATGTACAGGAAGCACTTTTACGCCCCCAACGTTATGATCGTGAGTTAACCTCTGACTTGTTTGCCTTTCGGTTTACTGTGCCCGCGCCGGATTCTTCTGTTGTTTTTGCTTGATAACAATGGGCTTCCGCCGCGCCCGCTTTCCCAGATCTGCGATGCGGCGATGCGGATCCTGGCCGTCGACCCTATGCGACCGGGGTTAGGCCACGACTCGTTCATCAGGCAAACGACCTGGCTGCGCCGACGGTTCGTGACGGGGCGCATTGCAGAGCCATGCGAATACCTGCTTGGTGAGATTAAAACGTTTTTCTCACGGGAGCAATTCGTAAGAAAAATTTGAGACCCCCTGAATACCTGCCAGAAGGTTAAAAAACGTAGTAGTGCAATCACTCTGTGACTTCTTTTTAGAAGGACGTGGCCTAAGTGATCAGAACAAATGAATAGCTCACTGCACTAATGGTGTCGTCAGCTGTTGCAGTAGTCATTTAACATTATGTCCTTTGATG
This window of the Rhipicephalus sanguineus isolate Rsan-2018 chromosome 2, BIME_Rsan_1.4, whole genome shotgun sequence genome carries:
- the LOC119382182 gene encoding putative nuclease HARBI1, which gives rise to MAVALMRRRRQQHEPDDAFHMTDDEFQRHVRLLTETVRWLFGELAEELEGLRATRLSLEQKVLCALRFFATGSFQGSVGSETMIHIAQSTVRDCIKRVAQAIVKVSARNGWVRFPTTTEEKEAVKEGFLRHGAIPGVIGCIDSTLISIKAPKGPRKASFMYRKHFYAPNVMIICDAAMRILAVDPMRPGLGHDSFIRQTTWLRRRFVTGRIAEPCEYLLGDSSYSLEPWHLVPVSGRPSEHSAEGRFNTEHITMRSIVERCIGMPKTPFRCCSITAPSTTSQSQQQQQQQQHSSEDSNGPPFHRV